Proteins encoded within one genomic window of Macrotis lagotis isolate mMagLag1 chromosome 3, bilby.v1.9.chrom.fasta, whole genome shotgun sequence:
- the LOC141516668 gene encoding olfactory receptor 5B12-like — translation MDKTYMENDSEVKEFIFVGLTDAPELQVPLFIIFFVIYLITLVGNLGMVIIISWDSRLHTPMYFFLSNLSLVDFGYSTAITPKVMAELLTGNKIISYNGCAAQFFFFGVFTTVESYLLAAMAYDRYVAVCKPLHYTTKMTSGVCAGLIIGSYFCGFLNSSIHTGDTFSLHFCSSNVIPHFFCDLPPLLALSCSDTHISELVSFFVVGFNAFFAIFIIVMSYLMIFITILRMRSAEGRKKAFSTCASHLTAVSIFYGTIIFMYLQPSSSHSMDTDKMASVFYTMIIPILNPLIYSLRNKEVKNAFSKLVEGAKSTFSL, via the exons ATGGATA AGACATATATGGAGAATGATTCAGAGGTGAAAGAGTTCATCTTCGTGGGATTAACCGATGCTCCAGAGCTTCAAGTGCCCCTCTTCATAATATTCTTCGTCATCTACCTCATCACTCTGGTGGGGAACCTGGGAATGGTTATCATTATCTCTTGGGACTCTCGTCTCCACACACCCATGTACTTTTTCCTCAGTAACCTCTCTCTGGTAGATTTTGGCTACTCCACAGCTATTACTCCTAAAGTGATGGCTGAGTTGCTCACAGGAAATAAAATCATCTCCTACAATGGATGTGCtgcacaatttttcttctttggagtcTTTACCACTGTTGAAAGTTATCTCCTGGCTGCTATGGCTTATGATCGCTATGTAGCTGTGTGTAAGCCCCTCCATTACACCACCAAGATGACATCTGGTGTGTGTGCTGGTCTAATCATTGGCTCCTATTTCTGTGGTTTTCTGAACTCCTCCATTCACACAGGAGACACCTTCAGCCTCCACTTCTGTAGTTCCAATGTGATTCCTCACTTTTTCTGTGATCTTCCACCCCTCTTGGCTCTCTCTTGCTCTGATACACACATCAGTGAATTAGTGAGTTTCTTTGTTGTGGGATTCAATGCcttttttgccattttcatcATAGTTATGTCCTACTTAATGATTTTTATCACCATTTTGAGAATGCGCTCAGCTGAGGGCCGCAAGAAAGCATTTTCAACCTGTGCTTCCCACCTCACCGCTGTGTCCATATTCTATGGGACAATCATATTCATGTATTTACAGCCCAGTTCTAGTCATTCCATGGACACAGACAAAATGGCTTCAGTGTTTTACACAATGATCATCCCCATACTAAACCCTCTCATCTACAGCTTGAGGAACAAGGAAGTTAAAAATGCTTTTAGTAAACTTGTTGAAGGTGCAAAGTCCACATTCAGTCTctaa